In one window of Spartinivicinus marinus DNA:
- a CDS encoding phage baseplate assembly protein V, with amino-acid sequence MTTELFRVNELYRLLVNLIRPGTIHQVDHQRTRVRVQIDQLTSGWLPWLTTRAGNDQSWWAPEVGEQVIVLSPSGELANGFVLPAVYQNKHPTPSYDPDESVWLFKNHARFSYHRGNDELIIELTGEGNTKLVSPQGVHIVGDVFVDGNIEATGDITDHTRSMQDDRDIYNGHGHDVPGHGTAVPTGNKQ; translated from the coding sequence ATGACTACCGAGTTGTTTCGCGTTAATGAGCTTTACCGGCTTTTAGTTAATTTAATTCGGCCAGGTACTATCCATCAAGTCGATCACCAACGCACACGTGTTAGAGTGCAAATCGATCAATTAACCTCTGGCTGGTTACCTTGGTTAACGACAAGAGCAGGCAATGACCAAAGTTGGTGGGCTCCTGAAGTGGGTGAACAAGTGATTGTGTTATCACCCAGTGGTGAGCTAGCCAATGGCTTTGTGTTACCTGCTGTCTATCAAAACAAACACCCAACCCCTAGCTATGATCCTGACGAGTCGGTATGGCTATTTAAAAATCATGCGCGGTTTAGTTATCACCGGGGCAATGATGAATTAATTATTGAGCTAACCGGCGAGGGTAATACCAAACTAGTGAGCCCTCAAGGTGTGCATATTGTGGGTGATGTGTTTGTGGATGGAAATATTGAAGCCACTGGCGATATAACCGACCACACGCGAAGTATGCAAGACGATCGGGATATTTATAACGGTCATGGCCATGATGTGCCAGGGCATGGTACAGCAGTGCCCACGGGGAATAAACAATAA
- a CDS encoding major capsid protein: MERYTDTMQLVQTIETKKKPLPFYLSRYYSTTHEFETETIEFELLFRDRHLAPFVSPMVEGQVMEEQGSEMKSFKPAYIKPKQPIIPQAMLKRRPGEPYHGQLSPQQRRNLRKMEILLEHAESIDNRLEWMAVEASLHGRVIVEGEKYPKRVVDYQRDPSLTKTVSVKWNDPKATPIDDLEDMSVAMSMTKGGAPAEGVVMSPSVWKALRKNKQLLEQLDTQVAGTNATIDRGPLNNSDEVIKVGSLGGGRFILYVDSRQYMEKGISKPFIPESGVNLMSRSVQGTQCFGAIMDLDALIAMKLFPKIWKQDDPSVEMVMTQSAPLIVPVRPNATALLTVL, encoded by the coding sequence ATGGAACGTTATACCGATACGATGCAATTGGTCCAAACCATTGAGACCAAGAAAAAGCCATTACCTTTTTATTTAAGCCGTTATTATTCCACTACTCATGAGTTTGAAACTGAAACTATTGAGTTTGAGCTATTATTTCGTGATCGTCATTTAGCCCCCTTTGTTTCACCCATGGTGGAAGGCCAAGTCATGGAAGAACAAGGCAGCGAAATGAAGTCGTTTAAACCGGCTTATATTAAACCCAAGCAACCGATTATTCCCCAAGCCATGTTAAAGCGTCGGCCTGGTGAGCCTTACCATGGCCAATTATCACCACAGCAACGACGTAACCTCCGTAAAATGGAAATCTTGCTGGAGCATGCCGAGTCTATCGACAACCGGCTAGAGTGGATGGCGGTAGAAGCGAGTTTACATGGCCGGGTGATTGTCGAAGGGGAGAAATACCCTAAACGCGTCGTGGATTATCAGCGCGATCCTAGTTTAACTAAAACCGTCTCTGTTAAATGGAATGACCCCAAAGCCACGCCGATCGATGACCTAGAAGACATGAGCGTTGCCATGTCGATGACTAAAGGTGGTGCACCGGCTGAAGGTGTGGTGATGAGTCCATCCGTCTGGAAAGCACTCCGGAAAAATAAACAATTATTGGAGCAATTAGATACGCAAGTAGCTGGCACTAATGCCACTATCGATCGTGGACCACTAAATAACAGTGATGAAGTGATTAAGGTCGGTAGTTTAGGTGGTGGTCGATTTATTTTATACGTCGATAGCCGTCAATACATGGAAAAAGGCATTAGCAAACCCTTTATTCCAGAAAGTGGGGTTAATTTAATGAGTCGTTCAGTGCAAGGTACCCAATGCTTTGGGGCGATTATGGATTTAGATGCCTTGATTGCTATGAAGTTATTTCCCAAAATCTGGAAGCAGGATGACCCGAGTGTAGAAATGGTGATGACGCAATCAGCGCCATTAATTGTGCCAGTCAGACCCAATGCCACTGCACTGTTAACTGTGTTATGA
- a CDS encoding S49 family peptidase: MMSKQFPRLLSMVVNQPLLIEPNYAQVMLGALSDRLVIESLVSGENQLSAIELKQAATEFEPREHKLYQVNQGIAIIPVVGTLTHKYGHLDPYSGMTGYDGIQRKLAEAINDSDIQGILLDINSPGGSVSGCFDLADLIYQARQHKPIWALVDEQACSAAYALASAANEIILPRTGMVGSIGVLLAHTDQSELLAKEGINVTLIHAGAHKADGNPFEPLPNNVKADLQSEINDIYGLFIETVSRHRQLNTETIKNTEAKVFTGQAAIDVGLADRVLPAHQVLPTFIQTLNSSTTLRTVMTATHESAPKAEQNPINLDAEKQAAVAEERQRIQTILDCDEAKGREATAQQLALNTVMSADEAITLLKTIPQATEAKTDFTQVMNSDTHPNIDSEPAPEAEAPKTAIGQMLADFNHVYGDKA; this comes from the coding sequence ATGATGAGCAAGCAATTCCCACGACTGCTTTCTATGGTCGTGAATCAACCCCTATTGATTGAACCCAACTACGCCCAAGTCATGCTCGGCGCTCTATCTGACCGCTTAGTGATTGAGTCATTGGTTAGTGGTGAAAATCAGCTATCAGCCATTGAATTAAAGCAAGCTGCCACTGAATTTGAGCCTCGGGAACACAAGCTTTATCAAGTCAATCAAGGGATAGCCATTATTCCGGTAGTCGGTACCTTAACTCACAAGTACGGCCACCTGGACCCTTACAGCGGGATGACAGGCTATGATGGAATTCAGAGAAAATTAGCAGAAGCCATTAATGACTCGGATATTCAAGGTATTTTATTGGATATTAATAGCCCCGGCGGCAGTGTTTCGGGCTGCTTTGATTTAGCCGATTTGATTTATCAAGCGAGACAGCATAAACCGATTTGGGCATTAGTGGATGAACAAGCCTGTAGTGCGGCGTATGCCTTAGCCTCCGCGGCTAATGAAATTATTCTGCCCCGTACCGGGATGGTTGGCAGTATTGGGGTATTACTCGCCCATACCGATCAAAGTGAACTGCTGGCTAAAGAGGGAATTAATGTCACCTTAATTCATGCCGGTGCCCATAAAGCCGATGGTAATCCGTTTGAGCCGTTACCTAATAATGTCAAAGCCGACTTGCAATCTGAAATAAACGACATTTATGGTTTATTTATCGAAACGGTTTCTCGTCATCGTCAATTAAATACAGAAACCATTAAAAATACTGAAGCCAAAGTATTTACCGGTCAAGCGGCTATCGATGTTGGCTTAGCTGATCGGGTTTTACCCGCCCATCAAGTATTACCCACTTTTATTCAAACCCTTAATTCATCCACCACCCTAAGGACTGTTATGACAGCAACCCATGAATCCGCCCCTAAAGCGGAGCAAAACCCCATTAATTTAGACGCAGAAAAACAAGCCGCTGTAGCTGAAGAACGCCAGCGAATTCAAACCATTTTAGACTGCGATGAAGCTAAAGGCCGCGAAGCGACAGCACAACAACTGGCGTTAAACACAGTGATGTCAGCGGATGAAGCCATTACATTATTAAAAACGATTCCACAGGCTACCGAAGCTAAAACTGATTTTACCCAAGTAATGAATAGCGATACACACCCCAATATCGATAGCGAACCGGCCCCTGAAGCCGAAGCGCCTAAAACAGCCATTGGCCAAATGCTCGCGGATTTTAATCATGTGTATGGAGACAAAGCCTAA
- a CDS encoding head decoration protein — MIADSQHHSIAAQPIIITGNQPITTVTVTIAKGQKLKPYSVLGRDNKGQYRLSDKNANDGSEVPDCVLPYAMDTTSKETTAGVYTSICLNPAILQLGPGHTTDTVFQPLRERGILLQAPSIF; from the coding sequence ATGATTGCGGATAGCCAACATCATTCGATTGCCGCCCAACCAATTATTATTACGGGCAATCAGCCGATTACTACGGTTACGGTGACCATTGCTAAAGGTCAAAAGTTAAAACCCTATTCGGTATTAGGGCGTGATAATAAAGGCCAATATCGTTTATCGGATAAAAATGCTAACGATGGTAGTGAAGTGCCCGACTGTGTATTGCCTTATGCGATGGATACCACCAGCAAAGAAACCACTGCTGGTGTGTATACCTCGATTTGTTTAAATCCAGCGATTTTACAATTAGGGCCTGGCCATACAACAGACACCGTTTTTCAGCCCTTAAGAGAGCGTGGCATTTTATTACAAGCTCCTAGTATTTTTTAA
- a CDS encoding phage tail protein codes for MNVYLEVDEPLDELLAGLDENSKAVQKAIRRAVRKLTQFLRRQLLQALSQATGLKQKAFKNNQRLFIEVAKDGKSGRVWLGLNPIGLHHFGKPKQVTTGVKVRGKPLRQGAFTIQSSHGNTVVFKRKGKARFPIEYQTEEIDQLATPVVERIIKQAEERFFTLLEQELNYVLHHE; via the coding sequence ATGAATGTGTATTTAGAGGTGGATGAGCCATTGGATGAATTGCTAGCAGGCTTGGATGAAAACAGTAAAGCCGTGCAAAAAGCGATTCGTCGTGCAGTGCGTAAACTCACTCAGTTTCTGAGACGACAGTTGCTACAAGCCCTCAGTCAAGCCACGGGATTAAAGCAGAAAGCTTTTAAAAATAATCAGCGGTTATTTATCGAGGTAGCGAAGGATGGCAAATCAGGACGGGTGTGGTTAGGCCTGAATCCCATTGGATTACACCATTTTGGTAAACCTAAGCAAGTCACCACTGGAGTTAAGGTCAGAGGGAAACCGCTACGCCAAGGGGCTTTTACTATCCAAAGTAGTCACGGCAATACGGTTGTATTTAAACGTAAAGGTAAAGCTCGATTCCCTATTGAATATCAAACCGAGGAGATTGACCAACTAGCCACACCTGTCGTTGAACGAATTATTAAACAAGCAGAAGAGCGGTTTTTTACCTTACTAGAACAAGAGCTGAACTATGTTTTGCATCACGAATAA